One window of the Thermococcus sp. P6 genome contains the following:
- a CDS encoding RNA-guided endonuclease TnpB family protein, with product MLSYRYRLYPSKTIQTRLNEQLGLCRWLYNRLLYELNKARKQGRKITQKDTQSRIVELKKEEKPELKKVYSKVLQMVNYQLWSNIKALSRLKKNGKKIGKLRYKTGNSFKTLNFNQSGFKIENNKLILSKVRAIPIKVHRKIEGKIKGVIIKREKSGKWYAIFQVEDEPKPLPKTGKAIGIDVGLRYFSTDSDGRQIENPRFYEKTLKRIRKLQKDLSRKKKGSKNWEKCRIKLAKTYEKLVNQRDDFLHKLSRFYVNNYDVIVVENLKIRNMVKNHRLSSKILDASWGKFLQMLSYKAERAGRILLKVNPRDTSEGLTFDDPCRDFISANRILARGLGRPFQPVEGRPLLLVTALAVIEGQVSSMKQEAPCVSEG from the coding sequence ATGCTGAGCTACAGATACCGCTTATATCCATCAAAAACAATCCAGACAAGGCTGAATGAGCAGCTTGGACTATGCAGATGGCTCTACAACAGATTATTGTATGAACTAAATAAGGCAAGGAAACAAGGGAGAAAAATTACCCAGAAGGACACCCAATCCCGGATCGTGGAATTAAAGAAAGAGGAGAAACCAGAGCTGAAAAAAGTTTATTCCAAGGTTCTGCAGATGGTGAATTATCAGCTCTGGTCGAACATCAAAGCGTTATCCAGATTGAAGAAGAATGGAAAGAAGATCGGTAAGCTCCGCTATAAAACCGGAAATTCCTTCAAGACTCTTAACTTCAATCAATCAGGATTTAAAATTGAAAATAATAAATTGATTCTTTCCAAGGTAAGAGCAATTCCCATCAAAGTTCATCGCAAAATTGAAGGTAAGATTAAAGGGGTGATAATAAAAAGAGAAAAATCCGGGAAGTGGTATGCTATTTTCCAGGTAGAGGATGAACCCAAACCATTACCGAAAACCGGTAAAGCTATTGGAATTGACGTTGGCTTAAGATACTTCTCAACAGATTCTGACGGGAGACAAATTGAGAACCCACGATTTTACGAGAAAACCCTGAAAAGGATAAGAAAACTCCAGAAAGACTTATCAAGGAAAAAGAAGGGCTCCAAAAATTGGGAGAAATGCAGAATCAAGCTTGCTAAAACCTATGAGAAGCTTGTAAATCAGCGTGATGATTTCCTCCACAAGCTTTCAAGATTTTACGTGAATAATTACGACGTCATAGTAGTTGAGAATCTGAAAATAAGGAACATGGTTAAAAACCATCGGTTAAGCTCTAAGATACTGGATGCCTCCTGGGGCAAATTCCTTCAGATGCTGTCCTACAAGGCTGAGAGAGCTGGTAGGATACTTCTGAAGGTGAACCCGAGGGACACTTCAGAAGGATTAACATTCGACGATCCTTGCAGAGACTTTATTTCAGCTAATAGAATACTGGCAAGGGGGCTGGGACGGCCCTTTCAGCCTGTGGAGGGGAGACCTCTACTCCTCGTTACTGCTCTGGCAGTGATTGAGGGGCAAGTTTCCTCAATGAAGCAGGAAGCCCCTTGCGTAAGCGAGGGGTAG
- a CDS encoding NAD-dependent epimerase/dehydratase family protein — translation MKILVTGGAGFIGSHLVDRLMEEGHEVRVLDDLSAGDMKNVERWLGNGNFEFIKGDMRDPEIVRKSIRGVDAVFHLAANPEVRIGSQSPQLLYETNVLITYNLLEAMRKEGVKILTFTSSSTVYGDAKKLPTPEDYAPLEPISVYGGAKLAAEALISGYAHTFGFRALVFRLANIIGERSNHGVIYDFINKLRRNPEELEILGDGTQRKSYLHVSDTVEGMLHIFEHFRKGGRTFDVYNLGNEDWITVTEIAELVSEAMGLRPKFRFTGGVDGGRGWKGDVKIMLLSIEKAKETGWRPRMNSYEAVRRTLRELLKSV, via the coding sequence ATGAAAATCCTCGTAACGGGCGGTGCTGGCTTCATAGGTTCTCACCTCGTCGACAGACTTATGGAAGAGGGCCACGAGGTCAGGGTTCTTGACGATTTAAGTGCGGGAGATATGAAGAACGTTGAAAGATGGCTTGGCAACGGGAACTTTGAATTCATTAAGGGGGATATGAGGGATCCTGAAATCGTGAGAAAGAGCATCCGAGGGGTGGATGCCGTTTTCCACCTCGCGGCAAATCCCGAGGTGAGGATCGGGTCCCAAAGCCCTCAGCTCTTATACGAAACCAACGTATTAATCACCTACAATTTGCTCGAGGCGATGAGAAAAGAGGGGGTTAAGATACTAACCTTCACTTCCTCATCAACGGTCTATGGCGACGCCAAGAAACTCCCCACTCCAGAGGATTACGCACCCCTAGAGCCGATAAGCGTCTACGGCGGTGCAAAGCTCGCCGCAGAGGCGTTGATAAGCGGTTACGCCCACACCTTCGGCTTCAGGGCCCTCGTGTTCCGCCTTGCCAACATAATAGGGGAGCGCTCAAACCACGGGGTTATATACGACTTCATCAACAAGCTCCGCAGAAACCCTGAGGAGCTTGAGATTCTGGGCGACGGAACGCAGAGGAAGAGTTACCTCCACGTGAGCGATACCGTCGAGGGCATGCTCCACATCTTCGAGCACTTCAGAAAAGGCGGGAGAACCTTCGACGTCTACAACCTCGGCAACGAGGACTGGATAACGGTTACGGAGATAGCGGAGCTGGTGAGCGAGGCGATGGGACTCAGGCCGAAGTTCCGCTTCACCGGTGGCGTCGACGGCGGAAGGGGATGGAAAGGTGACGTCAAGATTATGCTCTTAAGCATAGAGAAGGCAAAAGAAACCGGCTGGAGGCCGAGGATGAACAGCTACGAAGCCGTGAGGAGAACCCTCAGGGAGCTCCTGAAAAGCGTTTGA
- a CDS encoding pyridoxal-phosphate dependent enzyme encodes MLKCQICNATYPDVFRLKCDCGGILDVIHEFEEPFESLLKKEHVDIRRYLNLLAMKEEFAPSLTPPITPITERTFKWVRVAFKLEYLMPSGSFKDRGTYVTIAKLKEEGIKEVSLDSSGNAAISLALFGRSEGIKVHVFIPKSTSEGKKKLLRLLKAEIHEVDGSRMEAHERAKEFREGVYVSHWYNPYFLDGTKTFAYEAFEEGGEFDYAIIPAGSGTLLLGAHKGFRELQRLGKLKRIPKLIAVQAEGFESLMERGNEKNTLAEGIAIPEPPRKVQMKRAIRETRGTVVSVNERETRDAWEELLSMGFLVESTSAVAFAAFKKLLKKGFFEEEARVLMPLTGSGFKNVDIMMKIFS; translated from the coding sequence ATGTTGAAGTGTCAGATTTGCAATGCGACCTATCCGGATGTTTTCCGCCTGAAGTGCGATTGCGGGGGAATCCTTGATGTCATCCACGAATTCGAAGAACCTTTCGAGAGTCTCCTGAAGAAAGAGCATGTGGATATCAGAAGATATCTAAACCTTCTGGCAATGAAAGAGGAGTTTGCACCCTCCCTTACCCCTCCAATAACGCCCATTACAGAAAGGACATTCAAATGGGTCAGGGTCGCCTTCAAGCTTGAATACCTGATGCCCAGCGGTTCATTCAAGGACAGGGGGACCTACGTAACCATCGCAAAGCTGAAGGAGGAGGGGATAAAGGAGGTCAGCCTCGACTCATCCGGAAATGCTGCAATAAGCCTTGCCCTCTTTGGAAGAAGCGAAGGAATCAAAGTGCACGTCTTCATACCCAAGAGCACGAGTGAAGGTAAAAAGAAACTCCTGAGGCTCTTGAAAGCGGAGATCCATGAAGTGGATGGTTCCAGAATGGAGGCACATGAGAGGGCTAAGGAATTCAGGGAAGGGGTTTACGTGTCTCACTGGTACAACCCGTATTTTCTGGATGGAACCAAAACCTTTGCATATGAGGCATTTGAAGAAGGCGGGGAATTCGATTATGCGATTATCCCTGCGGGAAGTGGCACTTTGCTTTTGGGCGCACACAAGGGGTTTAGAGAACTTCAGAGGCTTGGGAAATTAAAGAGAATCCCGAAGCTTATAGCAGTTCAGGCAGAAGGTTTTGAAAGTTTAATGGAAAGGGGCAATGAGAAGAACACGCTTGCGGAAGGAATTGCCATTCCAGAACCTCCAAGGAAGGTGCAGATGAAGAGGGCGATCAGGGAGACGAGAGGCACCGTGGTATCGGTGAACGAGAGGGAGACCAGAGATGCATGGGAGGAACTGCTTTCAATGGGCTTTTTGGTGGAATCAACTTCCGCAGTGGCATTTGCTGCATTTAAAAAGCTTTTAAAGAAAGGGTTTTTTGAGGAGGAAGCCCGGGTGCTCATGCCCCTAACGGGCTCGGGATTTAAAAATGTTGACATAATGATGAAAATTTTTTCATGA
- a CDS encoding zinc finger domain-containing protein, translating to MLAVEPEFKVPVCTSCGKEITPREHATHFVCPNCGEEIIWRCESCRVLAVPYKCPKCGWEGP from the coding sequence GTGTTGGCAGTGGAACCCGAATTCAAGGTACCCGTGTGCACATCATGTGGGAAGGAGATAACCCCGAGGGAGCACGCCACCCATTTCGTCTGCCCGAACTGCGGCGAGGAGATAATCTGGCGTTGCGAATCCTGCAGGGTATTAGCAGTCCCCTACAAATGCCCCAAGTGTGGCTGGGAGGGGCCTTAA
- a CDS encoding elongation factor 1-beta, whose translation MADFNLVGVIKVMPTDPDVNLDELEEKLKAVIPEKFGLAKVEREPIAFGLVALKFYVLGRDEEGYSYDEVAELFRKVENVESAEVETVSRI comes from the coding sequence ATGGCTGACTTCAATCTCGTTGGCGTTATAAAGGTAATGCCCACCGACCCGGACGTAAACCTCGATGAGCTTGAGGAGAAGCTCAAGGCCGTTATCCCCGAAAAGTTCGGCCTCGCCAAGGTCGAGAGGGAACCCATAGCCTTTGGACTCGTTGCCCTTAAGTTCTACGTCCTCGGAAGGGACGAAGAGGGCTACTCCTACGACGAGGTCGCCGAACTTTTCAGGAAAGTTGAGAACGTTGAGAGTGCGGAAGTCGAGACCGTTTCAAGGATCTGA
- a CDS encoding lipopolysaccharide assembly protein LapB: MSDAGTLWKEALNEKDCEKLLELFDDYIEGIEDEEELRKELERLEGVLVECDDPYDLAHEVAHVYDHLGDTERGIGLYKRIADGKKSDPEEYATALYYLADAYEHFGMPEKALETYEELLKLEEEVLKNEREIGLTLANMAVNYDELGETERAVELMNRAREIFERLNDTRNGMISLLDLAHFHYELGDYDTAEKLIGEVLRNPRDDEVEVNARLVEAEIFAGREDYKKAFRSIRDALLKAINLGDDVFDLVFNTLLEFIEGLFNEGSYETVAENMEAFAELFEDDTAYFFRALGELARWKAGDEKARERLEGLYSMVENEELRSILDDWKRPKLTLEL; encoded by the coding sequence ATGAGCGATGCTGGAACCCTCTGGAAGGAGGCCTTAAACGAGAAGGACTGTGAGAAGCTCCTCGAACTGTTCGACGATTACATCGAGGGCATCGAGGACGAGGAAGAACTCAGAAAGGAGCTTGAGAGACTCGAAGGGGTGCTCGTTGAGTGTGATGACCCCTACGATTTGGCGCACGAGGTGGCCCACGTTTACGACCACCTCGGTGATACGGAGAGGGGAATAGGGCTCTACAAACGCATAGCCGATGGGAAGAAGAGCGATCCCGAGGAATACGCTACAGCCCTCTACTATCTGGCGGATGCCTACGAGCACTTCGGTATGCCGGAGAAGGCTCTTGAGACCTACGAGGAACTGCTAAAGCTCGAGGAAGAGGTCCTGAAGAACGAAAGGGAGATCGGGCTGACGCTCGCCAACATGGCGGTGAACTACGACGAGCTGGGGGAGACGGAGAGGGCCGTTGAGCTCATGAACCGGGCAAGGGAGATCTTTGAGAGGCTCAACGACACGAGGAACGGCATGATAAGCCTCCTTGATCTGGCGCACTTTCACTACGAGCTCGGGGATTACGATACCGCAGAGAAGCTCATAGGGGAGGTCCTCAGGAACCCGAGGGACGACGAGGTGGAGGTCAACGCGAGGCTCGTGGAGGCCGAGATATTCGCGGGAAGGGAGGATTACAAAAAGGCTTTCAGATCCATCCGCGATGCCCTTCTGAAGGCCATAAACCTTGGGGATGACGTTTTCGACCTCGTCTTCAACACGCTCCTCGAGTTCATTGAAGGACTCTTCAACGAGGGAAGCTACGAAACGGTGGCAGAAAATATGGAGGCCTTTGCGGAGCTCTTTGAGGACGATACGGCCTACTTCTTCAGGGCCCTCGGGGAACTTGCCAGATGGAAGGCCGGGGATGAGAAAGCCCGGGAGCGTCTCGAGGGGCTTTATTCAATGGTGGAGAACGAGGAACTCCGCTCGATTCTCGACGACTGGAAAAGGCCGAAGCTCACTCTGGAGCTTTGA
- the thsB gene encoding thermosome subunit beta: MAQLAGQPVVILPEGTQRYVGKDAQRLNILAARIIAETVRTTLGPKGMDKMLVDSLGDIVITNDGATILDEMDIQHPAAKMMVEIAKTQDKEAGDGTTTAVVIAGELLKKAEELLDQNIHPSIIIKGYTMAAEKAQKILDNMAKKVTPDDEKTLKNIAMTAITGKTAEEEKEYLAKIAVEAVKQVAEKDGETYRVDIDNIKLEKKEGGSIRDTKLIRGVVVDKEVVHPGMPKRVKNARIALINEALEVKETETDAEIRITSPDQLQAFLEQEERMLREMVEKIKDAGANVLFVQKGIDDLAQHYLAKYGILAVRRVKKSDMEKLAKATGAKIVTNVRDLTSDDLGEAELVEERKVAGENMIFVEGCKNPKAVTILIRGGTEHVIDEVERALEDAIKVTKDVMEDGAILPAGGASEIELAIRLDEYAKEVGGKEALAIEAFAEAIKVIPKTLAENAGLDPIEVLVKVVSEHKEKGPNVGIDVFEGEPADMMERGVIAPLRVPKQAIKSASEAAIMILRIDDVIAASKPEKENEGGRGGSENFGSDFE; encoded by the coding sequence ATGGCCCAGCTCGCGGGACAGCCGGTTGTTATTCTGCCTGAGGGGACCCAGAGGTACGTTGGAAAGGACGCCCAGAGGCTGAACATCCTCGCGGCAAGAATAATAGCCGAAACCGTCAGAACAACCCTCGGACCCAAAGGAATGGACAAAATGCTCGTAGACAGCCTCGGAGACATCGTAATCACCAACGACGGCGCCACAATCCTCGACGAAATGGACATCCAGCACCCGGCTGCAAAAATGATGGTTGAAATCGCCAAAACCCAGGACAAAGAAGCCGGCGACGGAACCACAACAGCCGTCGTCATAGCCGGCGAACTTTTGAAAAAGGCCGAAGAACTACTCGACCAGAACATCCACCCAAGCATAATCATCAAAGGTTACACAATGGCCGCCGAGAAAGCCCAAAAAATACTCGACAACATGGCCAAGAAGGTAACCCCCGACGACGAGAAAACCCTGAAGAACATAGCCATGACCGCAATCACCGGCAAGACCGCTGAGGAGGAAAAGGAGTACCTTGCAAAAATTGCCGTTGAGGCCGTTAAGCAGGTTGCGGAGAAGGACGGTGAAACTTACAGGGTGGACATCGACAACATCAAACTCGAGAAGAAAGAGGGCGGAAGCATCAGGGACACCAAGCTCATCCGCGGTGTCGTCGTAGACAAGGAAGTGGTCCACCCGGGAATGCCCAAGAGAGTTAAGAACGCCCGGATTGCCCTCATAAACGAGGCCCTCGAGGTCAAGGAGACCGAAACGGACGCAGAGATAAGGATCACAAGTCCGGACCAGCTTCAGGCGTTCCTTGAGCAGGAGGAGCGCATGCTGAGGGAGATGGTTGAGAAGATCAAGGATGCTGGGGCGAACGTCCTCTTCGTCCAGAAGGGTATTGATGACCTCGCCCAGCACTACCTCGCCAAGTACGGCATCCTTGCAGTAAGGCGCGTTAAGAAGAGCGACATGGAGAAGCTCGCTAAGGCAACCGGGGCAAAGATAGTTACGAACGTCCGCGACCTCACCAGCGACGACCTCGGTGAGGCCGAGCTTGTCGAAGAGCGCAAGGTTGCTGGAGAAAACATGATCTTCGTTGAGGGCTGCAAGAACCCGAAGGCCGTCACCATACTCATCAGGGGCGGAACGGAGCACGTTATTGACGAGGTTGAGAGGGCCCTCGAGGATGCCATAAAGGTCACGAAGGACGTCATGGAGGACGGTGCCATCCTCCCGGCGGGCGGTGCGAGCGAGATTGAGCTCGCCATTAGACTCGACGAGTACGCGAAGGAAGTCGGCGGCAAGGAAGCCCTCGCCATCGAAGCCTTTGCAGAGGCAATCAAGGTTATCCCGAAGACGCTGGCAGAGAATGCAGGGCTTGACCCGATAGAAGTGCTCGTTAAGGTGGTGAGCGAGCACAAGGAGAAGGGGCCGAACGTTGGCATTGACGTGTTCGAGGGCGAGCCGGCCGACATGATGGAGCGCGGCGTCATAGCACCCCTCAGGGTTCCCAAGCAGGCCATCAAGAGCGCCAGCGAAGCAGCAATAATGATCCTCAGAATCGACGACGTAATAGCCGCCAGCAAGCCCGAGAAGGAGAATGAAGGGGGCAGGGGAGGAAGCGAGAACTTCGGAAGCGATTTTGAGTGA
- a CDS encoding IGHMBP2 family helicase gives MDEKLREFIDRLKKLVEMEREAEIESMRAEMRRLSGREREKVGRAILGLNGKVVGEEFGYKLVSYGRGGEIKTGISVGDLVVVSRGNPLKSDLVGTVVEKGKRFLTVALENVPGWALKGVRVDLYANDVTFRRWMENLENPGETGLKALELYLGLREPEEGSAIELRPRDRNLNESQRRAISKALGSPDFFLIHGPFGTGKTRTLAELIVEEVERGSRVLATAESNVAVDNLVERLFSSGVNVVRVGHPSRVSRGLQETTLAYLMTRHELYGELRELRENLQKLKERRDSFTRPAPRYRRGLSDDQILKLASRGIGIRGIPARTVREMAEWIRLNELVRKTFDDALKLEERIARDIIEGADVVLTTNSSAALEVVGASYDVAVVDEATQATIPSVLIPINRAKRFVLAGDHRQLPPTILSEGARELSRTLFEGLIERYPWKSEMLEVQYRMNERLMEFPSREFYGGKVKADASVRDITLTDLGIKEPEGQWVEVLKPENVLVFIDTSGMENRFERRRRGSDSRENPLEAGIVKETVEQLLKLGADPGWIGVITPYDDQRDLLESLLPEEIEVKTVDGYQGREKEAIVLSFVRSNSRGELGFLKDLRRLNVSLTRAKRKLVMVGDSATLSAHPTYRRLLDFVRERGTFVGADLITST, from the coding sequence ATGGACGAAAAACTGAGGGAATTCATAGATCGCCTGAAGAAGCTCGTCGAGATGGAGAGGGAAGCCGAGATAGAATCCATGAGGGCCGAGATGAGGAGGCTCTCCGGAAGGGAGAGGGAAAAGGTTGGAAGGGCCATTCTCGGCCTCAACGGGAAGGTCGTGGGTGAGGAATTCGGCTATAAACTCGTAAGTTACGGGCGTGGTGGTGAGATAAAAACAGGGATAAGCGTCGGCGACCTCGTGGTGGTGAGCCGGGGAAACCCGCTGAAGAGCGACCTCGTGGGAACCGTCGTTGAGAAGGGGAAGCGGTTTCTAACGGTTGCGCTGGAAAACGTTCCGGGGTGGGCCCTGAAGGGCGTTCGGGTGGACCTCTACGCCAACGACGTGACCTTCAGGAGGTGGATGGAGAACCTTGAAAACCCCGGCGAGACCGGGTTGAAGGCGCTCGAGCTCTACCTCGGGCTCAGGGAACCTGAGGAGGGCTCTGCGATCGAACTAAGGCCCCGCGACCGGAACCTGAACGAGAGCCAGAGGCGGGCGATCTCAAAGGCGCTGGGCAGTCCGGATTTCTTCCTCATCCACGGGCCCTTCGGAACCGGGAAGACCAGAACCCTCGCGGAGCTCATAGTGGAGGAGGTCGAGAGGGGAAGCAGGGTTCTGGCAACCGCGGAGAGCAACGTGGCGGTGGACAACCTCGTGGAGAGGCTCTTTTCGTCGGGCGTTAACGTCGTACGCGTCGGACACCCGAGCAGGGTATCGAGGGGCCTGCAGGAGACCACTCTGGCCTATCTGATGACCCGGCACGAGCTGTACGGGGAGCTGAGGGAACTCAGGGAGAACCTCCAGAAGCTGAAGGAGAGGAGGGATTCTTTCACCAGACCCGCCCCGAGGTACAGGAGGGGTCTGAGCGACGACCAGATCCTGAAGCTCGCCTCCAGAGGGATTGGAATAAGGGGAATCCCGGCCAGAACCGTCCGGGAGATGGCGGAATGGATCAGGCTCAACGAACTGGTTAGAAAGACCTTTGACGATGCCCTGAAGCTCGAGGAGAGGATAGCGAGGGATATAATAGAGGGGGCGGACGTTGTTCTGACGACCAATTCCTCGGCCGCTCTGGAGGTCGTGGGCGCATCCTACGACGTTGCGGTGGTGGACGAGGCAACGCAGGCGACCATCCCGAGCGTTCTGATTCCCATAAACCGGGCGAAGAGGTTCGTTCTGGCGGGGGACCACAGACAGCTGCCCCCGACCATACTCAGCGAGGGGGCGAGGGAGCTCTCCAGAACCCTTTTCGAGGGGCTCATCGAGAGGTACCCGTGGAAGAGCGAGATGCTGGAGGTCCAGTACAGGATGAACGAAAGGCTCATGGAGTTCCCGAGCCGGGAGTTCTACGGAGGAAAGGTGAAGGCGGACGCGAGCGTCAGGGACATAACCCTCACCGACCTCGGGATCAAGGAACCCGAAGGCCAATGGGTGGAGGTTCTGAAGCCGGAGAACGTGCTGGTCTTCATCGACACTTCAGGGATGGAGAACCGCTTCGAGAGGAGGAGAAGGGGCAGCGATAGCAGGGAGAACCCGCTGGAAGCCGGGATCGTGAAGGAAACCGTTGAGCAGCTGCTAAAACTCGGGGCTGATCCGGGCTGGATTGGCGTCATAACGCCCTACGATGACCAGCGCGACCTTCTGGAGTCCCTCCTTCCCGAGGAGATCGAGGTGAAGACGGTCGACGGCTACCAGGGGAGGGAGAAGGAGGCCATCGTTCTTTCCTTCGTAAGGTCCAATTCCCGCGGGGAGCTTGGTTTCCTGAAGGACCTCAGGAGGCTAAACGTCTCGCTGACCAGAGCCAAAAGGAAGCTCGTAATGGTGGGGGATTCGGCAACCCTGAGCGCGCATCCCACCTACAGGCGACTGCTGGATTTCGTGAGGGAGAGAGGAACCTTCGTCGGTGCCGATTTGATTACGTCCACATAG
- a CDS encoding L-aspartate oxidase: protein MTNVGIVGSGAAGLTAAVSLARMGFDVTVIGPGVKESNSYLAQAGIALPILDGDSVRAHVLDTIRAGSYLNDEEIVWSVISKASEAYGFLRSIGLEFEAIHTEGGHSFSRVFTIRSETGKHLMKVLSLAAREEGVHFVRGFSEELAVKEGKAYGVFVEGELLKFDATVIATGGFSGLFKYTAGSPSNLGLLIGDAVLKGAPARDLEFVQFHPTGYVGKKGVFLVSEAVRGAGAKLVTERGDRFVNELSTRDIVARAIYEKIKAGERVFLDATGIEDFKSRFPQIYAFLRKEGIDPVRDPIPISPIAHYTMGGTAVDGWYRTRVRNLYVVGEAMSNGFHGANRLASNSLLECVVSGLEVSRTILREKPRLDEKPDVPYSFDSPGDVESIREILWEHAGIVRNARTLREGLKRLSSVEADPRLKLLARGVLECALAREESRGAHYREDFPLMRKTFLRPSFFDGRCHL, encoded by the coding sequence ATGACGAACGTTGGAATAGTTGGGAGCGGTGCGGCAGGGTTGACTGCTGCGGTAAGCCTCGCGAGGATGGGCTTTGACGTAACCGTCATCGGGCCGGGCGTAAAGGAGAGCAACTCCTACCTTGCTCAGGCGGGTATAGCCCTTCCCATCCTCGACGGCGATTCCGTAAGGGCCCACGTTCTCGACACCATAAGGGCCGGGAGCTACCTCAACGACGAGGAGATCGTCTGGAGCGTGATCTCAAAGGCGAGCGAGGCCTACGGCTTTCTCCGTTCGATAGGGCTTGAGTTCGAGGCCATCCACACCGAGGGCGGTCATTCCTTCAGCCGGGTCTTCACGATAAGGAGCGAGACGGGGAAACACCTGATGAAGGTCTTAAGCCTCGCCGCAAGGGAGGAGGGCGTCCACTTCGTCAGGGGCTTCTCCGAGGAGCTGGCAGTAAAAGAAGGCAAAGCCTACGGCGTCTTCGTCGAAGGAGAGCTCCTGAAGTTCGATGCTACAGTAATAGCCACGGGCGGGTTTTCAGGTCTCTTCAAATACACCGCCGGCTCTCCGTCCAACCTCGGACTGCTCATAGGGGACGCGGTGTTGAAGGGCGCCCCCGCGAGGGATCTGGAGTTCGTCCAGTTCCACCCCACCGGCTACGTCGGTAAAAAGGGCGTCTTCCTCGTCAGCGAGGCGGTCAGGGGTGCGGGGGCAAAGCTCGTAACGGAAAGGGGGGATCGCTTCGTCAACGAGCTCTCCACGAGGGACATCGTGGCGAGGGCCATCTACGAAAAGATAAAGGCCGGCGAAAGGGTCTTCCTTGACGCAACGGGCATAGAGGACTTCAAAAGCAGGTTCCCCCAGATATACGCCTTTCTGAGGAAGGAAGGAATCGATCCTGTCAGAGATCCCATACCCATATCGCCCATCGCCCACTACACGATGGGGGGAACGGCCGTTGACGGCTGGTACAGAACCCGGGTGAGGAACCTGTACGTGGTTGGAGAGGCCATGAGCAACGGTTTTCACGGCGCCAACAGGCTCGCCAGCAACTCCCTTCTCGAGTGCGTTGTTAGCGGGCTCGAGGTTTCGAGGACGATACTCCGGGAGAAACCGAGACTGGATGAGAAACCAGACGTTCCCTATAGCTTCGATTCTCCCGGGGACGTTGAGTCCATACGGGAGATCCTCTGGGAGCACGCTGGCATCGTGAGGAACGCCCGGACCCTTAGGGAGGGCCTGAAAAGGCTCAGTTCGGTCGAGGCGGATCCAAGGTTGAAGTTGCTCGCCAGAGGGGTTCTCGAGTGCGCCCTCGCCAGAGAGGAGAGCAGGGGCGCCCACTACAGGGAGGACTTCCCCCTCATGAGGAAAACCTTCCTGAGACCGAGCTTCTTTGACGGGAGATGCCACCTCTGA
- the nadA gene encoding quinolinate synthase NadA — translation MEELVREIERLKEERNAIILAHNYQLPEVQDVADFLGDSLELARKATRVDADVIVFAGVDFMAETAKILNPDKTVLLPVRGATCAMANMLKVEHILEARKRYPNAPVVLYVNTTAEAKAHADVTVTSANAAEIVEKLDADTVIFGPDNNLAYYVAKRTGKRIIPIPEGGHCYVHRKFTLEDVERARRLYPKAKLMVHPECEPEVQEEADLIVSTGGMVRNACQHDEWVVFTEREMCYRLQKLYPGKKFHPAREDAFCIGMKAITLRHLYESLRDMKHRVEVPGEIAGKARRAIERMLEMSG, via the coding sequence ATGGAAGAACTCGTGAGGGAGATCGAGAGGTTAAAGGAAGAGAGAAACGCGATAATCCTAGCCCACAACTACCAGCTGCCGGAGGTTCAGGACGTGGCGGATTTCCTCGGGGACAGCCTCGAACTCGCGAGGAAGGCCACCAGGGTGGACGCCGACGTGATAGTCTTCGCGGGCGTTGACTTCATGGCCGAAACCGCTAAGATCCTCAACCCGGACAAAACCGTTCTCCTGCCCGTTAGAGGGGCCACGTGCGCGATGGCCAACATGCTGAAGGTCGAGCACATCCTCGAGGCAAGGAAGCGCTATCCGAACGCCCCCGTGGTTCTCTACGTGAACACGACGGCCGAAGCCAAAGCTCACGCCGACGTCACGGTTACGTCTGCCAACGCCGCAGAGATCGTGGAGAAGCTCGATGCCGACACGGTCATCTTCGGGCCCGATAACAATCTGGCCTACTACGTGGCAAAGAGGACCGGAAAGAGGATCATCCCGATCCCGGAAGGAGGGCACTGCTACGTTCACAGGAAGTTCACCCTTGAGGATGTTGAGAGGGCCAGAAGGCTTTACCCAAAGGCAAAGCTCATGGTTCACCCCGAATGTGAGCCGGAGGTGCAGGAGGAGGCGGACCTGATAGTCTCCACCGGAGGAATGGTCAGAAACGCGTGCCAGCACGACGAATGGGTCGTCTTCACGGAGAGGGAAATGTGCTACCGCCTGCAGAAGCTCTATCCGGGCAAGAAGTTCCACCCGGCGAGGGAAGATGCCTTCTGCATAGGAATGAAGGCCATAACGCTCAGGCACCTCTACGAGTCTCTTAGAGATATGAAGCACAGGGTTGAAGTTCCCGGGGAAATCGCCGGGAAGGCCAGAAGGGCCATAGAGAGGATGCTGGAGATGAGCGGTTGA